From a single Pseudomonas triticicola genomic region:
- the hemF gene encoding oxygen-dependent coproporphyrinogen oxidase, with translation MTTRTDAVKAYLLDLQDRICAALETEDGGKCFVEDAWTRPAGGGGRTRVLENGMLIEKGGVNFSHVFGSGLPPSASAHRPELAGRGFEALGVSLVIHPHNPHVPTSHANVRFFIAEKEGEEPVWWFGGGFDLTPYYGVEEDCIHWHRVAEQACAPFGADVYPRYKAWCDTYFHIKHRHEPRGIGGLFFDDLNEWDFDTSFAFMRAIGDAYIEAYLPIVQRRKNDAFTAQQREFQEFRRGRYVEFNLVYDRGTLFGLQSGGRTESILMSLPPQVRWGYDWKAEPGSAEARLTEYFLQDRDWLAEA, from the coding sequence ATGACGACCCGCACCGACGCCGTAAAGGCCTATCTGCTCGATCTGCAAGACCGCATCTGCGCTGCACTGGAAACCGAAGACGGCGGCAAATGCTTCGTCGAAGACGCCTGGACCCGGCCGGCGGGCGGTGGCGGGCGCACCCGCGTGCTGGAAAACGGCATGCTGATCGAAAAGGGCGGGGTCAACTTTTCCCACGTGTTCGGCAGCGGCCTGCCGCCCTCGGCCAGTGCCCATCGGCCAGAACTGGCCGGGCGCGGTTTCGAGGCGCTCGGCGTGTCGCTGGTCATTCACCCGCACAACCCGCATGTGCCGACCTCCCACGCCAACGTGCGCTTTTTCATCGCTGAAAAAGAAGGCGAAGAACCGGTCTGGTGGTTCGGCGGCGGTTTCGACCTGACCCCGTATTACGGCGTTGAGGAAGATTGCATTCACTGGCACCGCGTCGCCGAGCAAGCCTGTGCGCCGTTTGGTGCGGACGTCTATCCGCGCTACAAGGCCTGGTGCGACACCTACTTCCACATCAAGCATCGCCATGAGCCGCGCGGCATTGGCGGTCTGTTCTTCGATGATCTGAACGAGTGGGATTTCGACACCAGTTTCGCCTTCATGCGCGCCATCGGCGATGCCTACATCGAGGCCTACTTGCCGATCGTACAGCGACGCAAGAACGACGCCTTCACTGCACAGCAGCGCGAATTCCAGGAATTCCGCCGAGGCCGCTACGTCGAATTCAACCTGGTTTACGACCGTGGCACGCTGTTCGGTCTGCAATCGGGTGGCCGTACCGAATCGATTCTGATGTCGCTGCCGCCGCAAGTGCGCTGGGGTTATGACTGGAAGGCCGAACCTGGCAGCGCAGAAGCGCGTCTGACCGAGTATTTCCTGCAGGATCGCGACTGGCTGGCCGAGGCCTGA
- a CDS encoding L-threonylcarbamoyladenylate synthase — protein sequence MVNSWRVQQAAREVRAGAVIAYPTEAVWGLGCDPWNEDAVDRLLAIKNRSVSKGLILVADNIRQFDFLFEDFPQDWIDRMASTWPGPNTWLVPHQNLLPEWVTGVHDTVALRVSDHPQVRDLCSLVGPLISTSANPQGRPPARTRLRIEQYFRGQVDLVLGGSLGGRKNPSVIRDLATGNVVRPD from the coding sequence ATGGTCAACAGTTGGCGTGTGCAACAAGCCGCGCGTGAAGTTCGCGCCGGCGCGGTGATTGCCTATCCAACCGAAGCCGTCTGGGGGCTGGGTTGCGACCCGTGGAATGAAGACGCGGTGGACCGCTTGCTGGCGATCAAGAATCGCTCGGTGAGCAAAGGGCTGATCCTGGTCGCCGACAACATCCGCCAGTTCGATTTCCTGTTCGAGGACTTCCCGCAGGACTGGATCGACCGCATGGCCAGTACCTGGCCGGGTCCGAACACCTGGCTGGTGCCGCACCAGAACCTGTTGCCGGAATGGGTCACAGGCGTGCATGACACCGTGGCGCTGCGGGTCAGCGATCACCCGCAGGTGCGCGACCTGTGCTCGCTGGTCGGGCCATTGATTTCCACATCGGCCAACCCCCAGGGGCGACCGCCGGCGCGCACGCGTTTGCGCATCGAGCAGTATTTCCGTGGTCAGGTCGATCTCGTGCTGGGCGGCAGCCTTGGCGGGCGCAAGAATCCCAGCGTGATCCGCGACCTCGCCACCGGTAACGTCGTTCGTCCTGACTGA
- the rsmB gene encoding 16S rRNA (cytosine(967)-C(5))-methyltransferase RsmB, whose protein sequence is MNPRLAAAKALAAVLSGKASLNSSLPTQLDKVEDRDRGFTQDLAFGTARWQPRLAALAEKLLQKPFKSADADVEALLLVGLYQLLYTRVPAHAAIGETVGCADKLKKPWAKGLLNAVLRNAQRESETIFAELERDPVVRTAHPRWLQKSLKAFWPEQWEAICAANNAHPPMILRVNRRHHSRDAYLALLGEAGIAATPCVYSRDGIVLEAAADVRSLPGFAEGWISVQDEAAQLAADLLDLAPGQRVLDACCAPGGKTCHILEAEPALAGVVAVDLEAKRLVRVKENLERLGLDAELIAADGRDIDKWWDGKPFQRILLDAPCSATGVIRRHPDIKLTRQPDDIVALAQLQGELLDAMWKALEVGGILLYATCSTLPTENTEVIAAFLERTPGARELDLATAAGIKQPHGRQLLAQQGGHDGFYYAKLIKIAAARG, encoded by the coding sequence ATGAATCCGCGTCTGGCCGCCGCCAAGGCCCTCGCTGCCGTACTCAGCGGCAAGGCTTCGCTGAACAGCTCCCTGCCGACGCAACTGGACAAGGTCGAGGATCGCGATCGCGGTTTCACTCAGGACCTGGCCTTCGGCACCGCACGCTGGCAGCCACGCCTGGCGGCATTGGCGGAAAAACTGCTGCAGAAACCGTTTAAATCCGCCGACGCTGATGTCGAGGCGTTGCTGCTGGTTGGTCTGTATCAACTGCTCTACACCCGCGTACCGGCCCATGCCGCGATCGGCGAAACCGTCGGCTGCGCAGACAAGCTGAAAAAGCCTTGGGCCAAAGGTCTGCTCAACGCCGTGCTGCGCAATGCCCAGCGCGAAAGCGAGACGATCTTCGCCGAACTGGAACGCGACCCGGTGGTGCGCACGGCTCACCCGCGCTGGCTGCAAAAATCCCTGAAGGCATTTTGGCCCGAGCAGTGGGAAGCCATCTGCGCAGCGAATAACGCGCATCCGCCGATGATCCTGCGGGTCAACCGTCGCCATCACAGTCGCGATGCTTATCTCGCGCTGCTGGGCGAAGCCGGGATCGCCGCGACGCCGTGCGTTTACAGCCGCGACGGCATCGTCCTCGAAGCCGCTGCCGACGTGCGCAGCCTGCCGGGTTTCGCCGAAGGCTGGATCAGCGTGCAGGACGAAGCCGCGCAACTGGCTGCCGACCTGCTTGATCTGGCGCCGGGGCAGCGGGTGCTCGACGCCTGCTGCGCCCCCGGCGGCAAGACCTGCCACATCCTCGAAGCCGAGCCGGCGCTGGCCGGCGTGGTGGCGGTGGATCTGGAAGCCAAGCGTCTGGTGCGGGTGAAGGAAAACCTCGAGCGCCTCGGCCTCGACGCTGAACTGATCGCTGCCGACGGTCGCGATATCGACAAATGGTGGGACGGCAAACCGTTCCAGCGCATCCTCCTCGATGCGCCATGCTCGGCCACCGGCGTGATCCGCCGCCATCCGGACATCAAGCTGACCCGCCAGCCCGACGACATCGTCGCGCTCGCGCAACTGCAAGGCGAACTGCTTGATGCGATGTGGAAAGCCCTCGAGGTCGGCGGCATCCTGCTCTACGCCACCTGCTCGACGCTGCCGACCGAGAACACCGAAGTCATCGCTGCGTTTCTCGAACGCACGCCCGGCGCGCGGGAACTCGATCTGGCCACCGCGGCCGGCATCAAGCAGCCCCATGGTCGCCAGTTGCTGGCCCAGCAGGGCGGGCATGACGGCTTCTACTACGCCAAGCTGATCAAGATCGCCGCCGCGCGCGGCTAA
- the trkA gene encoding Trk system potassium transporter TrkA, which yields MKIIILGAGQVGGSLAEHLASEANDITVVDTDGERLRDLGDRLDIRTVQGRGSLPSVLRQAGADDADMLVAVTNSDETNMVACQVAHTLFHTPTKIARVREASYLNREEQLFQNEAIPVDVLISPEQVVTNYIKRLIQHPGALQVIDFAEGAAQLVAVRAYYGGPLVGQQLRQLREHMPNVETRVAAIFRRDRPILPQGDTVIEADDEVFFIAAREDIRAVMSEMRRLDETYKRIVIAGGGQIGERLAEAIESRYQVKIIEMSPARCRYLSDTLDSTVVLQGSASDRDLLLEENIADADIFLALTNDDEANIMSSLLAKRLGAKKVMTIINNPAYVDLIQGGDIDIAISPQLATIGTLLAHVRRGDIVSVHSLRRGAAEAIEAIAHGDAKSSKVIGKPIEKIGLPPGTTIGAVIRNEKVIIAHDDTVIEAGDHVILFLVDKKHIRDVEKLFHVGLSFF from the coding sequence ATGAAAATCATCATCCTCGGTGCGGGACAGGTCGGCGGTTCGCTGGCCGAACATCTGGCCAGCGAGGCCAACGACATCACTGTGGTCGACACCGATGGCGAGCGCCTGCGCGACCTCGGCGACCGCCTCGACATCCGCACCGTGCAGGGCCGGGGCTCGCTGCCGTCGGTGCTGCGTCAGGCCGGTGCCGACGACGCCGACATGCTGGTCGCCGTGACCAACAGCGACGAAACCAACATGGTCGCCTGCCAGGTCGCCCACACGCTGTTCCACACGCCGACCAAAATCGCCCGGGTGCGCGAAGCGTCGTACCTCAATCGCGAGGAACAGCTGTTCCAGAACGAAGCGATTCCGGTCGACGTGCTGATCAGTCCCGAGCAGGTCGTGACCAATTACATCAAGCGCCTGATCCAGCACCCCGGCGCGTTGCAGGTGATCGACTTCGCCGAAGGCGCGGCGCAACTGGTAGCGGTGCGCGCCTACTACGGCGGGCCGCTGGTGGGCCAGCAACTGCGCCAGTTGCGCGAGCACATGCCGAACGTCGAAACCCGCGTGGCGGCGATCTTCCGCCGTGACCGGCCGATCCTGCCCCAGGGCGACACGGTGATCGAGGCCGATGACGAGGTGTTTTTCATCGCCGCTCGCGAGGACATTCGCGCGGTGATGAGCGAAATGCGCCGCCTCGACGAAACCTACAAACGCATTGTCATCGCCGGCGGCGGGCAGATCGGCGAGCGTCTGGCCGAGGCCATCGAAAGCCGTTATCAGGTGAAGATCATCGAGATGAGCCCGGCGCGTTGCCGCTACCTCTCCGACACCCTCGACAGCACCGTAGTGTTGCAGGGCAGCGCCTCGGACCGCGATCTGCTGCTGGAAGAGAACATCGCCGACGCCGATATCTTCCTCGCCCTGACCAACGATGACGAAGCCAACATCATGTCGTCGCTGCTGGCCAAACGGCTGGGGGCGAAGAAGGTCATGACGATCATCAACAACCCGGCCTACGTCGATCTGATCCAGGGCGGCGACATCGATATCGCCATCAGCCCGCAACTGGCGACCATCGGCACCTTGCTCGCCCATGTGCGCCGCGGCGATATCGTCAGCGTGCACTCACTGCGGCGCGGCGCGGCGGAAGCGATCGAGGCGATTGCCCACGGTGATGCGAAATCGAGCAAGGTCATCGGCAAGCCGATCGAGAAGATCGGCCTGCCGCCCGGCACCACCATCGGCGCGGTGATCCGCAACGAGAAAGTGATCATCGCCCACGACGACACGGTGATCGAAGCGGGCGACCACGTGATTCTGTTCCTTGTGGATAAAAAGCATATTCGCGATGTGGAGAAGCTGTTCCATGTGGGGTTGAGCTTTTTCTGA
- a CDS encoding LysM peptidoglycan-binding domain-containing protein, translating into MRKTLLALLLLASAGAAQGQVQLRDGFPQQYTVVSGDTLWDISGKYLREPWQWPQLWRANPHIENPNLIYPGDTLTLSYVNGQPQLTVQRGESRGTIKLSPRIRTSPVAEAIPSIPLKSINSFLLSNRIVDKAEDFDKAPYIVAGDAERVLSGTGDRIFARGHFDPEQPVYGIFRQGKVYTDPQTKEFLGINADDIGGGEIVATEGDVATLALQRTTQEVRLGDRLFGGEERSINSTFMPSAPKRSIDGVIIDVPRGVTQIGVMDVVTLNKGKRDGLAEGNVLAVMKTGETVRDRITGQPLKIPDERAGLLMVFRTYDKLSYGLVLNASRSLAVLDKVRNP; encoded by the coding sequence ATGAGGAAAACACTACTCGCCCTGCTGCTTCTGGCTTCGGCCGGCGCCGCGCAAGGGCAAGTGCAACTCAGGGATGGTTTTCCACAGCAATACACGGTGGTTTCCGGGGACACGCTCTGGGATATCTCCGGCAAATACCTGCGCGAGCCCTGGCAGTGGCCACAACTGTGGCGGGCCAACCCGCATATCGAAAACCCCAACCTGATCTATCCCGGCGACACGCTGACCCTCAGCTACGTCAACGGCCAGCCGCAACTGACCGTCCAGCGTGGCGAGTCGCGCGGCACCATCAAACTTTCGCCACGAATTCGCACCAGCCCGGTGGCCGAGGCGATTCCGAGCATTCCGCTGAAATCGATCAACAGCTTTCTGCTGAGCAACCGCATCGTCGACAAGGCCGAAGACTTCGACAAGGCGCCGTACATCGTCGCCGGCGATGCCGAACGGGTGCTCAGCGGTACCGGTGATCGCATTTTCGCCCGCGGCCATTTCGATCCGGAGCAACCGGTCTACGGCATCTTCCGCCAGGGCAAGGTCTACACCGACCCGCAGACCAAGGAGTTTCTCGGCATCAACGCCGACGATATCGGCGGCGGCGAGATTGTTGCCACCGAGGGCGACGTCGCCACCCTGGCCCTGCAGCGCACCACTCAGGAGGTACGGCTCGGTGACCGGTTGTTCGGCGGTGAAGAACGTTCGATCAATTCGACGTTCATGCCCAGCGCGCCGAAGCGTTCCATCGACGGCGTGATCATCGACGTGCCGCGCGGCGTAACGCAGATCGGTGTGATGGATGTGGTCACCCTGAACAAGGGCAAACGCGACGGTCTGGCCGAGGGGAACGTACTTGCGGTGATGAAAACCGGCGAAACCGTGCGTGACCGGATCACCGGCCAGCCGCTGAAGATTCCCGACGAACGTGCCGGCCTGCTGATGGTGTTCCGCACCTACGACAAGCTCAGTTACGGCTTGGTGCTCAACGCGTCTCGCTCGCTGGCGGTGCTCGACAAGGTGCGAAATCCGTAA
- the def gene encoding peptide deformylase: MAILNILEFPDPRLRTIAKPVAVVDDEVRQLVDDMFETMYEAPGIGLAATQVNVHKRIVVMDLSEDRTEPRVFINPEFEPLTDEMDQYQEGCLSVPGFYENVDRPQKVKIKALDRDGKPYELIAEGLLAVCIQHECDHLNGKLFVDYLSTLKRDRIKKKLEKLHRQNA; the protein is encoded by the coding sequence ATGGCCATTTTAAACATCCTCGAATTTCCGGACCCGCGTCTGCGCACTATCGCCAAACCAGTGGCTGTAGTGGACGACGAAGTGCGTCAGTTGGTCGACGACATGTTTGAAACAATGTATGAAGCGCCGGGCATCGGCCTCGCCGCGACCCAGGTCAACGTGCACAAACGTATCGTCGTGATGGACCTGTCCGAAGACCGTACCGAGCCACGGGTGTTCATCAACCCCGAGTTCGAACCGCTGACCGACGAGATGGACCAGTACCAGGAAGGCTGCCTCTCGGTACCGGGCTTCTACGAAAACGTCGACCGCCCGCAGAAGGTCAAAATCAAGGCGCTGGACCGCGACGGCAAGCCTTATGAGCTGATCGCCGAAGGTCTGCTCGCGGTGTGCATCCAGCACGAATGCGACCACCTCAACGGCAAATTGTTCGTCGATTACCTGTCCACGCTCAAACGCGACCGGATCAAGAAGAAGCTGGAAAAGCTGCACCGCCAGAACGCTTGA
- the aroE gene encoding shikimate dehydrogenase, with the protein MDRYVVFGNPIGHSKSPMIHQLFAEQTGQRLDYTTLLAPLDDFAGCATAFFREGRGANVTVPFKEDAYRLANSLTARAQRAGAVNTLSKLDDGSLLGDNTDGAGLVRDLTVNAGFSLTGKRILLLGAGGAVRGALEPLLAEKPASVIIANRTVDKAELLAELFGDLGPVSASGFDWLREPVDVIINATSASLTGDVPPIAPSLIEPGQTLCYDMMYGKEPTAFCRWATEHGAALAMDGLGMLAEQAAEAFLLWRGVRPDTAPVLAELRRQLAL; encoded by the coding sequence ATGGATCGTTACGTTGTTTTCGGTAATCCGATTGGCCACAGCAAGTCGCCGATGATTCACCAGTTGTTCGCCGAACAGACCGGCCAGCGTCTTGATTACACTACGCTGCTCGCGCCGCTGGATGATTTTGCCGGCTGCGCCACGGCGTTCTTTCGCGAAGGCCGCGGCGCCAACGTGACAGTGCCGTTCAAGGAAGACGCCTACCGTCTGGCCAACAGCCTGACCGCCCGCGCGCAGCGCGCCGGTGCGGTGAACACCTTGAGCAAACTGGACGACGGTTCACTGCTCGGCGACAACACCGATGGCGCAGGCCTGGTCCGCGATCTGACGGTGAATGCCGGGTTCAGCCTGACCGGCAAGCGCATCCTTTTGCTCGGCGCCGGCGGCGCAGTGCGCGGTGCGCTGGAGCCGTTGCTGGCGGAGAAACCGGCCTCGGTGATCATCGCCAATCGCACGGTGGACAAGGCTGAGCTGCTGGCGGAATTGTTCGGCGATCTGGGGCCGGTGTCGGCCAGTGGTTTCGACTGGCTGCGCGAGCCGGTGGACGTGATCATCAACGCCACCTCCGCGAGCCTGACCGGTGACGTGCCGCCGATTGCGCCAAGCCTGATCGAGCCGGGCCAGACCCTGTGCTACGACATGATGTACGGCAAGGAACCGACCGCGTTCTGCCGCTGGGCCACTGAGCACGGCGCGGCGCTGGCGATGGACGGTCTGGGCATGCTCGCCGAACAGGCGGCCGAGGCGTTCCTGCTGTGGCGCGGCGTACGCCCGGATACCGCGCCGGTACTCGCCGAGCTGCGCCGCCAGCTAGCCCTTTAA
- the fmt gene encoding methionyl-tRNA formyltransferase has protein sequence MTEPLRIVFAGTPEFAAEHLKALLSSPYEIVAVYTQPDRPAGRGQKLMPSPVKQLALENNIQVLQPPTLRNADAQAELAALKPDLMVVVAYGLILPQAVLDIPRLGCINSHASLLPRWRGAAPIQRAVEHGDAESGVTVMRMEAGLDTGPMLLKVVTPISAEDTGGTLHDRLAEMGPPAVVQAIAGLAAGTLQGEVQNDELATYAHKLNKDEARIDWSRPAVELERLVRAFNPWPITHSTLNGEALKVLAATVAEGTGAPGEILSASKDGLIVACGAQALCLTRLQLPGGKALNFSDLFNSRREKFAVGSMLSAAVEAQ, from the coding sequence ATGACTGAGCCACTGCGCATTGTTTTTGCCGGTACCCCGGAATTCGCCGCCGAACACCTCAAGGCCCTGCTGAGCAGCCCGTACGAGATCGTCGCGGTCTACACCCAGCCGGATCGCCCGGCCGGCCGTGGGCAAAAACTGATGCCGAGCCCGGTCAAACAACTGGCCCTGGAAAATAATATCCAGGTATTGCAGCCGCCGACCTTGCGCAATGCCGACGCTCAGGCGGAGCTGGCCGCGCTGAAGCCGGATTTGATGGTGGTGGTCGCCTACGGTTTGATCCTGCCGCAAGCGGTGCTGGATATTCCGCGTCTGGGTTGCATCAACAGCCATGCATCGCTGCTGCCACGCTGGCGCGGTGCGGCGCCGATCCAGCGCGCGGTCGAACACGGCGATGCCGAAAGCGGTGTGACCGTGATGCGCATGGAAGCCGGCCTCGACACCGGGCCGATGCTGCTCAAAGTCGTCACCCCGATCAGCGCTGAAGACACTGGCGGCACCCTGCATGATCGCCTCGCCGAGATGGGTCCGCCCGCTGTGGTGCAGGCGATTGCCGGTCTGGCTGCCGGCACCCTGCAAGGTGAGGTGCAGAATGACGAACTCGCCACCTACGCACACAAACTGAACAAAGACGAAGCACGCATCGACTGGAGCCGTCCGGCGGTGGAGCTGGAACGTCTGGTCCGCGCCTTCAACCCATGGCCCATTACCCACAGCACGCTCAATGGCGAAGCGTTGAAAGTGCTGGCCGCGACCGTGGCCGAAGGCACTGGCGCTCCGGGTGAAATCCTCAGCGCCAGCAAGGACGGCCTGATTGTCGCCTGCGGTGCACAAGCGCTGTGCCTGACCCGCCTGCAATTGCCCGGCGGCAAGGCGCTGAACTTCAGCGACCTGTTCAACAGCCGCCGCGAGAAATTCGCCGTCGGCAGCATGCTCAGCGCTGCGGTGGAAGCGCAATGA
- a CDS encoding tetratricopeptide repeat protein, whose protein sequence is MLESLEKMLAKGVDNALLRFGLGKGYLDLGENAKAAEHFQRCVAFDPKYSAAWKLLGKAQLALGDHAAARQAWEQGLEAARAHGDKQAEKEMTVFLKKLERQAS, encoded by the coding sequence ATGCTCGAATCCCTGGAAAAAATGCTCGCCAAGGGTGTGGATAACGCTCTGTTGCGCTTCGGTCTGGGCAAGGGTTATCTGGACTTGGGTGAAAACGCCAAGGCTGCCGAGCATTTTCAGCGTTGTGTCGCTTTCGATCCGAAATACTCGGCAGCGTGGAAACTGCTGGGCAAGGCGCAGCTGGCGCTAGGCGATCACGCCGCTGCGCGTCAGGCCTGGGAACAAGGCCTGGAAGCGGCCCGCGCCCACGGTGACAAACAGGCCGAAAAGGAGATGACGGTGTTCCTGAAGAAGCTCGAGCGGCAGGCGTCTTGA
- the dprA gene encoding DNA-processing protein DprA: MLSVSTAISPAELEARLRLHRMPDIGPKRFAKLLEAFGSASKAISAPASAWRSLGLPAACAEARRCPTVRDGASHAMRWLERPDQHLLMWDQADYPALLAQIADPPPLLFVAGDPSILEKPQLAMVGSRRASRPGMDTAAAFSRSLAGAGFVINSGLALGIDAAAHQAALDVGGLTVGVLGTGLENFYPQRNKRLAEAMIASGSAVLSEFPLDAGPSPSNFPRRNRIISGLSLGVLVVEASVASGSLITARLAAEQGREVYAIPGSIHHPGARGCHQLIRDGAVLVETIEHILEALRGWQQPLLSTAAAKAEHPLLALLHAAPHTSEALAASCGWALPKVLATLTELEIEGRAVCENGRWLARSS, translated from the coding sequence ATGTTGTCTGTCAGTACGGCCATTTCCCCGGCGGAACTGGAGGCGCGTCTGCGTCTGCACCGCATGCCGGATATCGGCCCCAAGCGTTTTGCCAAACTGCTCGAAGCCTTCGGCTCGGCATCGAAAGCCATCAGTGCGCCGGCCAGTGCCTGGCGCTCGCTGGGGTTGCCGGCGGCGTGTGCCGAGGCACGGCGTTGTCCGACGGTGCGCGACGGCGCCAGCCACGCAATGCGCTGGCTAGAGCGTCCCGATCAACATTTGCTGATGTGGGATCAAGCGGATTATCCAGCGTTGCTGGCACAAATTGCCGATCCGCCGCCGCTGTTATTCGTCGCGGGCGATCCGTCGATTCTGGAAAAACCGCAATTGGCAATGGTTGGCAGCCGCCGCGCTTCGCGTCCGGGTATGGACACGGCGGCGGCGTTTTCCCGCAGTCTGGCCGGGGCCGGTTTTGTCATCAACAGTGGTCTGGCGCTGGGCATCGATGCCGCTGCCCACCAGGCTGCTCTCGATGTTGGCGGCTTGACCGTGGGTGTGCTCGGCACGGGGCTGGAAAATTTTTATCCACAACGCAATAAACGCCTGGCCGAGGCGATGATTGCCTCGGGCAGCGCGGTGCTTTCCGAGTTTCCGCTGGACGCCGGGCCGAGCCCGAGCAACTTCCCCCGGCGCAACCGCATCATCAGCGGGTTGTCCCTCGGCGTGCTGGTGGTCGAGGCCAGCGTTGCCAGCGGTTCGTTGATCACCGCGCGGCTGGCAGCCGAACAGGGCCGCGAGGTTTATGCCATTCCGGGCTCGATCCATCACCCCGGCGCGCGCGGTTGTCACCAGTTGATTCGCGACGGGGCGGTGTTGGTGGAGACTATCGAACATATCCTCGAAGCGCTGCGCGGCTGGCAGCAGCCACTGTTATCCACGGCGGCGGCGAAGGCCGAACACCCGTTGCTGGCGCTGCTGCACGCGGCGCCGCACACCAGCGAGGCCTTGGCCGCGAGTTGTGGCTGGGCGTTGCCGAAAGTGCTGGCAACGTTGACCGAGCTGGAAATCGAAGGCCGTGCGGTATGCGAAAACGGTCGCTGGCTGGCGCGGTCGAGCTAG
- a CDS encoding quinone oxidoreductase family protein produces the protein MAKRIQFRAHGGPEVLEYVDYEPAAPGPNQVRVANQAIGLNFIDTYYRSGLYAPPALPSGLGSEGAGTVEAVGSEVTRFKVGDRVAYGSGPLGAYSQLHVLPQDNLVHLPDEISFETAAGVMLKGLTVQYLLRQTYQLQGGETILFHAAAGGVGSLACQWAKALGVKLIGTVSSKEKAELAKANGAWATIDYSHENVAERVMALTDGKKVPVVYDGVGKDTWLTSLDSVAPRGLVVSFGNASGAVDGVNLGILAAKGSLYVTRPTLATYANNAENLQRMADELFEMIISGKLKVDISQRHALADAAKAQTELSARRTTGSTILLP, from the coding sequence ATGGCAAAGCGTATCCAGTTCCGCGCCCACGGCGGTCCCGAAGTGCTCGAATATGTTGACTACGAACCCGCTGCGCCCGGGCCGAATCAGGTGCGCGTGGCCAACCAGGCGATCGGCCTGAACTTCATCGACACCTATTACCGCAGCGGCCTCTATGCGCCACCCGCGTTGCCGTCCGGCCTGGGTTCGGAAGGCGCCGGCACGGTCGAAGCGGTGGGCAGCGAAGTCACCCGGTTCAAGGTCGGCGATCGCGTGGCATACGGCAGCGGCCCGCTCGGCGCCTACAGCCAGCTGCATGTGCTGCCGCAGGACAATCTGGTGCACCTGCCCGATGAAATCAGTTTCGAAACCGCCGCCGGGGTCATGCTCAAGGGCCTGACCGTGCAATACCTGCTGCGCCAGACCTACCAACTGCAGGGCGGCGAAACCATTCTGTTCCATGCCGCAGCCGGTGGCGTCGGCTCGCTGGCCTGCCAATGGGCCAAAGCGCTGGGCGTGAAGCTGATCGGCACCGTCAGCTCGAAGGAGAAAGCCGAGCTGGCGAAAGCCAACGGCGCCTGGGCGACCATTGACTACAGCCATGAAAACGTTGCCGAGCGCGTGATGGCACTGACTGACGGCAAGAAAGTCCCGGTGGTGTATGACGGCGTCGGCAAGGACACTTGGCTCACGTCTCTGGACAGCGTGGCACCACGTGGCCTGGTGGTGAGTTTCGGCAATGCTTCGGGCGCAGTCGACGGCGTCAATCTGGGCATTCTCGCCGCAAAGGGTTCGCTCTACGTCACCCGGCCTACGCTGGCGACCTACGCCAACAACGCCGAGAACCTGCAACGCATGGCCGACGAGCTGTTCGAGATGATCATCAGCGGCAAACTGAAGGTCGACATCAGCCAGCGCCATGCATTGGCGGATGCGGCGAAAGCACAAACCGAACTGTCGGCACGGCGCACGACCGGTTCCACCATTCTGCTGCCATAA